One Glycine max cultivar Williams 82 chromosome 3, Glycine_max_v4.0, whole genome shotgun sequence DNA window includes the following coding sequences:
- the LOC106798255 gene encoding uncharacterized protein, whose product MDIVEQENQSLREEVATLREGMDRLTTMMSALLSAQNSQAVAATVEQPLVSTTPLSTVTSPPLFLPPGCTWGMPPPVCGSPQPAVSEVPPPFAQQSAPVPQPNTSFPQAAMTYSAPLIHTIQQEVEPIFQAENVVAFDKMEELQERFDGMQREVEALRGRDLFGKDACELCLVPNVTIPHKFKVPDFEKYKGNSCPRSHLVMYARKMSMYTDNHKLLIHFFQDSLTGAALKWYMNLDSASIRTFNDLGEAFIRQYKYNLDMAPDRDQLRAMTQKEKETFKEYAQRWREVAAQIVPPLEEREMTKIFLKTLSQFYYEKMVASAPTDFTEMVNMGVRLEEGVREGRLTVESTPAASNAKKFGGHFAKKKDQEVGMVAHGKPQQNFTPYRQVANVASTIPNPSYHQQRPHYPQQYPPQQYPPQQYPPQQYPPQQYPPQQYHQPQYPQNRPQTPQQPYHSQNRQKTTFDPIPMKYADLLPALLAKNLVQVRTPPRTPDVLPPWFRHDLTCAFHQGAPGHDVENCYVLKNEVQKLVRANLLSFKDQNPNVQANPLPNHGPAVNMIQDCDEDGVILNVQHVRTPLVPIHIKMCEAALFDHDHAACEICPVNVKGCPKVQEDVQGLIDSRELIITRKDKEVCVITPEFQRLEISYNSGESTTTPLVISLPGPMPYASLKAVPYKYSATMLEGGQEVPLPSLTPAVSVDNIANDGKVLRNGRVIPTLFAKKVNDPTVKQVTVNGPGTRKGVGQSNGTSKNSDHDEILKLIQKSEYKVVDQLLQTPSKISILSLLLNSEAHREALMKVLDQAFVERDVTVNQLDSIVGNITACNNLSFSDEELPEEGRNHNLALHISVNCKSDALSNVLVDTGSSLNVMAKSTLDQLSYRGPPMRRSGVVVKAFDGSRKYVIGEVDLPITIGPFVFQITFQVMDIQAAYSCLLGRPWIHEAGAVTSTLHQKLKFVRNGRLITVSGEEALLVSHLSAFSFIGADETEGTSFQGLTVEGKKPEKNEVSFATWKSAQKVVQEGTGVGWGKVVQLLESKNREGLGFASSAGSATNSVGSSSITSTFCSAGFINNSPEANAVLEDVPEERVLAFVTPGKLVRNWDAVDIPSVVHASKLGIYEPVEHNNPAPSPNYESPVYEAEEEEDDEIPKELAWLLEYEKKTIRPHEEVVEVINLGTEEDKKEVKIGASLEATVKRRVIELLKEYVDVFAWSYQDMPGLDPRIVEHRLPLKPECPPVKQKLRRTRPDMALKIKEEVQKQIDAGFLVTSEYPQWLANIVPVPKRDGKVRMCVDYRDLNKASPKDDFPLPHIDVLVDSAAKSKVFSFMDGFSGYNQIKMAVEDREKTSFITPWGTFCYRVMPFGLINAGATYQRGMTTLFHDMMHKEIEVYVDDMIVKSGTEEEHVEYLLKMFQRLRKYQLRLNPNKCTFGVRSGKLLGFIVSQKGIEVDPDKVKAIREMPVPQTEKQVRGFLGRLNYISRFISHMTATCGPIFKLLRKDQGVVWTEDCQKDFDSIKNYLLEPPILIPPVEGRPLIMYLTVLEDSMGCVLGQQDETGRKEHAIYYLSKKFTDCESRYSLLEKTCCALAWATKRLRHYMINHTTWLISKMDPIKYIFEKPALTGRIARWQMLLSEYDIEYRTQKAIKGSVLADHLAHQPIEDYQPIKFDFPDEEIMHLKMKDCDEPLLGEGPDPESRWGLIFDGAVNVFGNGIGAVIITPEGNHLPFAARLQFDCTNNMAEYEACILGIEKAIDLRIKNLDIYGDSALVINQIKGEWETRHPGLIPYKDYARRLLTFFNKVELHHIPRDENQMADALATLSSMYEVSHRNNLPTIRIQRLERPAHVFAVEEVVDDKPWFHDIKCFLQSQEYPPGASNKDRRTLRRLSGNFFLNGDVLYKRNFDMVLLRCVDKQEAEFLMHEVHEGSFGTHSNGHAMARKLLRAGYYWMSMETDCCKHARKCHKCQIYADRIHVPPTTLNVLSSPWPFSMWGIDMIGRIEPKASNGHRFILVAIDYFTKWVEAASYANVTKQVVVRFIKNQIICRYGVPNRIITDNGTNLNNKMMKDLCEEFKIEHHNSSPYRPQMNGAVEAANKNIKKIVQKMVVTYKDWHEMLPYALHGYRTSVRTSTGATPFSLVYGMEAVLPVEVEIPSMRVLMEAQLSEAEWCQSRYDQLNLIEEKRMKALCHGQLYQQRMKQAFDKKVRPRVFQEGDLVLKKVLSFQPDSRGKWTPNYEGPYVVKRTFSGGALTLTTMDGDELPRPVNADAVKRYFV is encoded by the exons ATGGATATAGTTGAACAAGAAAATCAGAGTCTCAGGGAGGAGGTTGCCACTTTACGAGAGGGAATGGATAGGTTGACGACCATGATGAGTGCACTCCTGTCAGCCCAGAACTCTCAAGCTGTCGCCGCTACTGTAGAGCAGCCCTTGGTGAGCACAACCCCGCTATCTACAGTGACTTCTCCACCCCTCTTTTTGCCTCCAGGTTGTACATGGGGAATGCCACCTCCAGTCTGTGGAAGCCCCCAGCCCGCTGTATCTGAAGTTCCACCTCCTTTTGCTCAGCAGTCAGCACCGGTTCCGCAACCCAATACCTCTTTCCCTCAAGCTGCAATGACTTATTCAGCTCCACTGATTCACACTATTCAACAGGAGGTTGAACCAATTTTCCAAGCTGAAAATGTTGTAGCCTTCGACAAGATGGAAGAACTCCAAGAAAGATTTGATGGTATGCAAAGGGAAGTCGAAGCCCTCCGAGGAAGAGATCTGTTCGGGAAGGACGCCTGTGAATTATGCTTGGTCCCAAATGTTACTATCCCTcacaagttcaaggtgccagacttcGAGAAGTATAAAGGAAACTCTTGTCCCCGCAGTCACTTGGTGATGTACGCGCGGAAAATGTCCATGTATACTGACAATCATAAGCTGCTTATTCATTTCTTTCAGGACAGCCTGACTGGGGCCGCTCTGAAGTGGTATATGAATTTGGACAGTGCGAGCATTCGTACTTTCAATGACCTGGGTGAAGCGTTCATCCGACAGTATAAGTACAATTTGGACATGGCCCCAGATCGTGATCAGCTCCGTGCGATGAcacaaaaagagaaggaaacgtTCAAGGAGTATGCTCAGCGTTGGAGGGAAGTGGCTGCCCAGATTGTCCCGCCGTTGGAAGAAAGGGAAATGACCAAAATATTTCTGAAGACCCTGAGCCAGTTTTATTACGAGAAAATGGTTGCAAGTGCACCAACAGACTTCACTGAAATGGTCAACATGGGTGTGCGATTAGAGGAAGGTGTCCGAGAGGGACGTTTGACTGTGGAAAGTACCCCTGCCGCAAGTAATGCCAAGAAGTTTGGAGGCCACTTTGCGAAGAAGAAAGATCAAGAGGTGGGAATGGTAGCTCATGGTAAGCCTCAGCAGAATTTCACCCCATATCGTCAGGTTGCGAATGTCGCATCCACTATTCCGAACCCATCATATCACCAACAAAGGCCACATTACCCCCAACAATACCCTCCACAACAATACCCTCCACAACAATACCCTCCACAACAATACCCTCCACAACAATATCCTCCACAGCAATACCATCAGCCACAATACCCTCAAAATCGCCCGCAGACCCCCCAACAACCATATCACTCACAAAACCGCCAGAAAACAACCTTTGATCCAATCCCGATGAAATATGCTGACTTACTCCCCGCCCTGCTCGCCAAAAACCTTGTCCAGGTCAGAACACCCCCTCGTACACCAGATGTTTTACCTCCCTGGTTTCGTCATGATTTAACCTGCGCTTTCCACCAAGGGGCCCCAGGTCATGACGTTGAAAACTGCTATGTCCTGAAGAATGAAGTGCAAAAACTAGTCCGGGCCAACTTGCTATCCTTTAAAGATCAGAATCCCAATGTTCAGGCGAACCCTCTGCCGAACCATGGGCCTGCTGTTAACATGATACAAGATTGTGATGAAGACGGTGTCATCCTGAACGTCCAGCACGTTCGAACTCCCCTGGTCCCAATACATATCAAGATGTGCGAGGCAGCTCTGTTTGACCATGATCATGCGGCGTGTGAAATATGTCCTGTGAATGTAAAAGGATGCCCGAAGGTACAAGAGGACGTACAAGGGCTGATAGACAGCAGAGAACTTATCATCACGAGGAAGGACAAAGAAGTGTGCGTCATCACCCCCGAGTTTCAGCGGTTGGAAATAAGCTATAACAGTGGGGAATCAACTACTACTCCACTGGTGATTAGCTTGCCAGGACCTATGCCGTATGCTTCTCTAAAAGCGGTCCCTTACAAGTATAGTGCCACGATGTTGGAAGGTGGACAGGAGGTGCCTTTGCCCTCTCTAACTCCTGCGGTTTCTGTGGACAACATTGCTAATGACGGTAAAGTTCTGAGGAATGGACGTGTTATCCCCACATTGTTTGCAAAGAAAGTGAATGATCCGACAGTTAAACAGGTGACAGTGAATGGCCCCGGTACAAGGAAGGGCGTAGGCCAATCCAATGGGACTAGTAAGAATTCTGATCATGATGAAATTCTGAAACTGATCCAGAAGAGTGAGTATAAAGTAGTAGACCAGCTGCTGCAAACTCCCTCTAAGATAtccattttgtctctgcttttGAACTCAGAAGCACACCGTGAAGCTCTAATGAAAGTGTTAGACCAAGCTTTTGTGGAGAGGGACGTGACTGTTAATCAATTGGACAGCATAGTAGGAAACATTACTGCCTgcaataatttaagttttagtgATGAAGAGCTTCCTGAGGAGGGGAGGAACCACAATCTGGCGTTACATATATCGGTGAACTGCAAGTCAGATGCTCTGTCGAATGTACTTGTGGACACTGGTTCCTCATTGAATGTAATGGCCAAATCCACATTAGATCAACTTTCCTACCGGGGGCCTCCCATGAGAAGAAGCGGGGTGGTTGTCAAAGCGTTTGATGGATCAAGAAAGTATGTTATCGGGGAGGTTGATTTGCCCATTACAATTGGGCCGTTTGTTTTCCAAATTACATTCCAGGTGATGGATATCCAAGCCGCATACAGTTGCCTTTTGGGTAGGCCGTGGATCCATGAAGCGGGGGCCGTGACATCCACCTTGCATCAAAAGCTGAAGTTTGTCAGAAATGGGAGATTGATCACTGTGAGTGGAGAGGAAGCCTTGTTGGTTAGTCATTTGTCAGCTTTTTCCTTTATTGGTGCTGATGAAACAGAAGGAACCTCTTTCCAAGGCCTGACTGTAGAGGGTAAAAAGCCAGAGAAGAATGAAGTATCTTTTGCTACTTGGAAGAGCGCACAGAAAGTGGTGCAGGAAGGAACAGGTGTAGGATGGGGAAAAGTTGTGCAGTTGTTAGAAAGTAAAAACCGCGAAGGACTGGGATTTGCTTCTTCTGCAGGATCCGCAACGAACAGTGTTGGATCAAGCTCCATTACTAGCACCTTTTGTAGCGCCGGGTTCATCAACAACTCGCCAGAAGCCAATGCTGTCTTGGAAGACGTTCCTGAAGAGAGAGTGCTTGCATTTGTCACACCTGGAAAACTTGTTCGCAACTGGGACGCGGTTGACATCCCTTCAGTGGTTCATGCATCAAA ACTAGGCATTTATGAGCCCGTTGAACATAATAACCCTGCACCCTCTCCCAACTACGAATCTCCTGTCTACGAGGCTGAAGAGGAGGAGGATGATGAAATCCCGAAGGAACTTGCTTGGTTATtggaatatgaaaagaaaaccaTTCGGCCTCATGAGGAGGTAGTAGAGGTGATTAACTTGGGAACCGAGGAAGATAAGAAGGAAGTCAAGATTGGGGCATCGCTTGAGGCAACTGTCAAACGAAGGGTGATTGAATTACTCAAAGAATACGTCGATGTGttcgcatggtcgtaccaagatatgcccggctTGGATCCCCGTATTGTGGAGCACCGTTTGCCTTTGAAGCCCGAATGCCCACCAGtcaaacagaaactgagaagaaCTCGCCCTGACATGGCTCTCAAGATCAAAGAGGAAGTACAGAAGCAGATCGATGCAGGTTTTCTTGTCACATCAGAGTATCCCCAATGGTTAGCCAACATAGTGCCTGTTCCAAAGAGGGACGGCAAGGTCAGGATGTGCGTTGACTACCGGGATTTGAACAAGGCCAGTCCGAAAGATGACTTTCCTCTACCTCACATCGATGTATTGGTTGACAGCGCTGCAAAGTCCAAGGTCttctccttcatggacggtttctctgggtACAATCAGATCAAGATGGCAGTTGAAGATAGAGAAAAGACATCTTTCATCACGCCTTGGGGCACCTTTTGTTACAGGGTAATGCCTTTTGGGTTGATAAATGCAGGTGCCACTTACCAAAGAGGCATGACCACTCTTTTTCATGACATGATGCACAAAGAGATAGAAGTGTACGTGGATGATATGATTGTCAAGTCAGGCACTGAAGAAGAACATGTCGAGTACTTGCTGAAGATGTTTCAACGGCTGAGAAAGTACCAACTTCGACTGAATCCCAACAAATGTACCTTCGGTGTTAGATCTGGAAAACTCTTGGGTTTCATTGTCAGTCAGaaaggtattgaagtagatcctgacAAGGTCAAGGCTATTAGAGAAATGCCGGTTCCACAAACAGAGAAACAAGTGAGAGGATTTCTTGGGCGTCTAAATTACATTTCTCGTTTCATCTCGCACATGACAGCCACGTGCGGACctatattcaagttgcttcgaAAAGATCAAGGGGTTGTTTGGACCGAAGATTGTCAAAAGGATTTTGATAGTATCAAGAATTATCTGCTAGAACCTCCAATTCTTATACCTCCAGTTGAAGGAAGGCCTCTGATTATGTACTTGACTGTGTTAGAAGATTCTATGGGCTGTGTGCTCGGACAACAGGATGAGACCGGAAGGAAAGAACATGCCATCTACtacttgagcaagaagtttacagATTGTGAGTCCAGGTACTCCCTACTtgagaaaacttgttgtgcactaGCCTGGGCTACCAAGCGTCTTCGTCACTACATGATTAACCACACCACCTGGctaatatccaaaatggacccgatCAAGTATATCTTTGAGAAACCCGCTCTGACAGGAAGAATTGCTCGTTGGCAGATGTTGTTATCCGAGTATGATATCGAATACCGCACCCAGAAGGCAATTAAGGGAAGTGTTCTTGCTGATCATTTGGCTCACCAACCAATTGAGGACTATCAACCCATCAAGTTTGACTTTCCTGATGAAGAGATTATGCACTTGAAGATGAAGGATTGTGATGAACCATTGCTTGGAGAAGGTCCAGATCCCGAGTCTAGATGGGGTTTGATTTTTGATGGAGCCGTGAATGTCTTTGGCAATGGAATTGGGGCAGTTATTATCACTCCTGAAggtaatcatctccctttcgctGCAAGGTTACAGTTTgattgcaccaacaatatggcagAATATGAAGCATGTATCTTGGGCATTGAAAAAGCCATCGACTTGAGAATCAAGAACCTTGACATTTACGGGGATTCAGCTCTCGTAATCAACCAAAtcaaaggagaatgggaaactcgCCACCCCGGCTTGATTCCATACAAAGATTATGCAAGGCGTTTGCTAACCTTCTTCAACAAAGTGGAGCTTCACCACATCCCTCGTGATGAGAACCAGATGGCAGATGCGTTAGCAACTTTATCCTCCATGTACGAAGTGAGTCACCGGAATAATTTGCCAACAATCAGAATTCAGCGCCTCGAGAGGCCCGCTCACGTGTTTGCAGTCGAAGAGGTTGTTGACGATAAACCCTGGTTCCATGATATCAAGTGTTTCCTTCAAAGCCAGGAATATCCACCCGGAGCATCCAACAAAGACAGGAGAACTTTGAGAAGATTGTCTGGTAATTTCTTCCTAAATGGGGATGTTTTGTACAAAAGAAACTTTGACATGGTACTACTCAGGTGTGTAGATAAGCAAGAAGCAGAATTTTTGATGCATGAGGTACATGAAGGCTCCTTTGGTACTCACTCCAATGGACATGCAATGGCAAGGAAGTTGTTGAGAGCAGGTTACTACTGGATGTCGATGGAGACAGATTGTTGCAAGCATGcaaggaagtgccacaaatgccAGATTTATGCTGACAGAATTCATGTACCACCAACTACACTTAATGTTCTTTCTTCTCCGTGGCCCTTCTCTATGTGGGGCATCGATATGATTGGTAGAATCGAACCGAAAGCTTCAAACGGGCATCGTTTCATTCTAGTGGCTattgattacttcaccaagtgggttgAAGCAGCATCTTATGCAAATGTGACTAAGCAAGTTGTGGTCCGCTTTATCAAGAATCAGATCATCTGCCGTTATGGTGTGCCCAACAGAATCATTACAGATAATGGAACgaacttgaataacaagatgatgaaagATTTGTGTGAAGAGTTCAAGATTGAGCATCACAATTCTTCTCCTTACAGACCTCAAATGAATGGCGCAGTTGAAGCTGCaaacaagaatatcaagaagatagtGCAGAAGATGGTGGTCACATACAAAGACTGGCATGAGATGCTACCGTATGCTTTGCATGGGTATCGCACTTCAGTGCGTACTTCAACAGGGGCAACCCCCTTCTCTTTGGTGTATGgtatggaagcagtactccctgTGGAGGTTGAGATTCCATCAATGAGAGTTCTAATGGAGGCCCAGTTATCAGAAGCTGAATGGTGCCAAAGCAGATATGATCAGTTGAATCTAATTGAAGAAAAACGCATGAAAGCCTTGTGCCACGGACAACTTTATCAACAGAGGATGAAGCAAGCTTTCGACAAGAAGGTTCGTCCTCGTGTGTTTCAAGAAGGAGATCTTGTTCTCAAGAAGGTTTTATCTTTCCAACCCGACTCTAGGGGCAAGTGGACGCCTAATTACGAAGGCCCATATGTCGTCAAGAGAACTTTCTCTGGTGGTGCGCTGACTCTTACGACTATGGATGGGGATGAGCTCCCTCGTCCCGTGAATGCGGATGCAGTCAAGAGATACTTtgtctaa